In the genome of Streptomyces aquilus, the window AGGTCTGCAACAAGCCCGACGTGCGCTGTGTCTCCTTCCGGCAGCTCGCCGACTGGCTGGACGCCCAGGACCCCGAGACCCTGGCCAAGATGCGGACGCTCGGCGTCGGCGAGGCCCCGAAGCAGGGCTGGGCGTCCTTCCTCTCCAGCCGCCCGGCCCCGGCCCCGAAGGGCGTACCGGGGGCGCCGGCGGCGGGGCGGTAGGAGCCCGTCAGGCGCTCGCCACCAGGCTCTCGCCGAGCACGAACCCGGGGTCGACCTGCGCCGCCAGGTCGGCCCCGGTCCGCTCGTTGGCCCAGGCCTGGGCGTTCTTCAGGTGGAAGTGCACCATCTGGTGGGTGTAGCGCTGCCAGTCACGCAGGTCGTACGTCGCGTCGACGGCCGTGTGCAGCAGGCGCAGGGCGCGGCGGTTGGTGTCCTCCAGGAGCGCGAACCGGGGTGGCCGGCCCTTCTCCATGGCGCGCACCCAGTCCGAGTGCCCGACCGTCACGAGCAGGTCGTCCCCGACCTCGGCGCGCAGGAAGTCGAGGTCGTCCTGGCCCTGCACCTTGTTGCCGACGACTTTCAGCACGACGCCGTAGTCCTGGGCGTACTCCTTGTACTGGCGATAGACGGAGACCCCCTTCCGGGTCGGCTCGGCGACGAGGAACGTGATGTCGAAGCGGGTGAACATGCCGGAGGCGAAGGAGTCGGAGCCGGCCGTCATGTCCACCACGACGTACTCGTCACGCCCGTCCACCAGGTGGTTCAGGCACAGCTCCACCGCTCCCGTCTTGGAGTGGTAGCAGGCCACTCCGAGGTCGGCGTCGGTGAAGGGCCCGGTGACCATCAAACGGACGGTGTCGCCGTCGAGTTCCACCGGCCGGGCGCAGGCGTCGTAGACCGGGTTGTCCTCGCGCACCCGCAGCAGGCGGGAGCCGTCGCCGGGCGGTGTGGTCTTGATCATCGTCTCGGCGGAGGCGATGCGCGGGTTGTCGCCGCGCAGGTACTCCTTGATCAGCTTCAGCCGCTCGCCCATCGCGGGCAGTGCGGCGGCCTCCGCCTCGTCGAGGCCGAGGGCGGCGCCTAGGTGCTGGTTGATGTCGGCGTCGACCGCGACCACCGGCCGCCCGGTCGTGGCGAGATGCCGGATGAACAGGGAGGACAGGGTGGTCTTGCCGCTGCCGCCCTTCCCGACGAAAGCAATTTTCATGTTCACGAAGGGTAGTGGCGTAGTAGCTTTATGTGGCAGGTGTGCGTGAAGAAGACCACTCCATCGTGGGGTCCGGGCCGCCGTTGCGTAGTGTCGTACTCATGAGTACGACAGGCGCGACCGCCGACCCGCTCGCGGCCCTGGGCTCGCTGCCCGGTGTGGCCGACTCCGTGGAGTCCGTGCGCAAGGCCGTGGACCGGGTCTACGGGCACCGGATCATGCGGCGCCGCAGCAATACGGTCACCGGCGAGGCCGCGCTGCGCGGCTCCCGCGGCTCCGCGGCGCTGTCCGGCGCCGACTGGGCGCTCGAAGAGGTGCGCCGCCGCTCCGACTTCAGCGGGGACGACGAGGCGCGCGTGATGGGCGCCGCGCTCAGGCTGACCGCCGAGGCGGGCCAACTCCTGTCCATCTGGCGGCAGTCACCGCTCCGTGTCCTGGCCCGGCTGCACCTGGTGGCCGCGGCGAGCAACGGCGACGAGGTCGGGCGTCCGCGCCGGGAGGGCGAACCGGTCGACGAGCCGCTGATCGAACTGCCGCTGCCGAGCGCGGCGGAGGTCAACGGCCGCCTGGAGGGCCTGTCCGAGCTCATCATCGCGGGCAGTTCCGCCCCTGCGCTGGTGACGGCGGCCGTCGTGCACGGTGAACTCCTCGCGCTGCGGCCCTTCACCTCCCGCAACGGCCTCGTCGCGCGCGCGGCCGAGCGCATCGTCCTGATCGGCAGCGGTCTCGACCCCAAGTCCGTCTGCCCGGCCGAGGTCGGCCACGCGGAACTGGGTCGGGCGGCCTACCTGGCGGCCCTCGAAGGCTATGTCTCCGGCACTCCGGAGGGGATGGCCGCCTGGATCGCCCACTGCGGCAAGGCGGTCGAACTCGGTGTGCGCGAGTCGACGGCGGTGTGCGAGGCGTTGCAGCGCGGGGCGGCGTAGGAAGTCCGGAAAGAAGTCCCGGAACAGGGTTGCGGCGGTACGAGGACTCGTACCGCCGCTGGCATGCTCACCGGGTTACCAAGCGTCCTCGATATGTTGCCCATCAGGTCGGGAGCTTTGCCCGTCACCTGGTGCGGCTGGCCCGTAATCGACGGGTCGACGTCGCGTGGGTGCCCAGTGTTCATGCGCGGTCCGTGGGGCCAAATGCGTTATTAAGGTGATCCTCTCGGATGTCCTTGGTCTCGCGGGCCGTTAACCCCTTTGTACTCCAGCACCCGGGCAAGCGGAAGCCCTGGCTGCGGTTCTTTACTTTTACTCTCAAACAGGTATTAAACCGGCAAGCGCATGTCAGAGCGCTGTCGCCCGGCGCCGGCTCGCGTACCAGACGAGGCCCGCGGTGGCGGCCGCGGCCCCTATGGCGGCCGCCGCGACCAGTGCCGGACGGGGCGGCACGGAGAACGCGGGGAAGCGCTGCTTGAGCCGGACCGGACGGTGGAAATCGAGAATCGGCCACCCGCGCGCGAGCGCCTCACGACGCAGCGCACGGTCCGGGTTCACGGCGTGCGGATGGCCGACCGACTGGAGCATCGGCAGATCGGTCGCCGAGTCGCTGTAGGCATAGCAGCGCTCCAGGTCGTACCCCTCGGACTCGGCCAGCTCCTTGATCGCCTCGGCCTTCGTCGGGCCGTAGGCGTAGTACTCCACCTCGCCGGTGAAGCAGCCGTCCTCGCCGACCACCATCCGGGTCGCCACCACCCGGTCCGCGCCGAGGAGTTCACCGATCGGCTCGACGACCTCCGCGCCCGACGTGGACACGATCACGACGTCGCGGCCGGCCCGGTGGTGCTCCTCGATGAGGGAGGCGGCCTCGTCGTAGATGATCGGGTCGATCAGGTCGTGCAGGGTCTCGGCGACGATCTCCTTCACCTGCTGGACGTTCCAGCCGCGCACGAGCTGGGAGAGGTACTCGCGGGTCCGCTCCATCTGGTCGTGGTCCATGCCGCCGACGAGGAAGACGAACTGGGCGTACGCGGTACGCACCGCGGCCCTGCGGTTGATCAGCCCGCCTTGGTAGAACGACTTGCTGAACGTGAGCGTGCTCGACTTCGCAATGACCGTCTTGTCCAGGTCAAAGAAGGCCGCTGTGCGGGGCAAGGAGTGGTTTTCCACGACCCCGAGCATAGGCGCAGCCCATTCGGCGTAAGGTGTGGCGCGTGGGTTTGCCTGAGAGGGCTCTCGGGTACACCATGGAAGTCACGGATCGTTCGCGACCGTGCTAACCCGGCCCGGCTCCTCCCCCCCCGAGTCGGCCGTGGAGACGACCCCCACTCTCCCCCCCGGTGGGGGTCGTCGCATGTCCGGGTGGGTTTTCTCTTCTTCACAGGCGGCAGGACCGCCGCACCGAGGCGGCTTCGGCCGCCTCTTCCGCATGCCCGTGATCCGTCACCGTCCGTAGTTGTAGCGCTGCTCTGCGGAAGTCGCACAGAGGTCGGTACGAGTCGGTGCACAGCTCACCGGTTTGGGTGACGGACACATTCACAACGGTCGAGTTGTCCACAGATATCGACCAAGATCCACTTCATTTCCCGCTGCGTTGCACCGTGATTCCAGCGCGGCCCGCCGACGCCGATCCGATGGCCGGATCCGGTTAGTCGGGCGCGTTTGGCCGGTTCCTATCGGCCGTTCATATGGAGGCCGGTTGCCGGTTCTTCACACGTTCGGGAATCGCGAGGCCCTTGATGCCCTCGCGGGATGCAGCGAAGGGGGATGGAAAGCGTGACCGCAGCCGTCACACACGATCCGCCGTCCGGCGCCGGAGGGCGCCAGAGCGGACCGTTGATCATCACCGAGGACCCCGGGCTCCTCGACGACCTGCTCCGGCTCTGCGCGGCGGCCGGCGCCACACCCGAGGTGCACCCTGGGGTGCCCGAGCCGAGGGACCGATGGGAGGCCGCACCGCTCGTCCTGGTCGGCGACGACGCCGTACGACGGGTGCGGGGCGCCGCGCGCAGAGGCGGGGTGGTGCTCGTCGGCACGGACCAGGACGACTCCGGGGTGTGGCGCCGGGCCGTCGAGATCGGCGCCGACCACGTCCTGATGCTGCCCGACGGCGAGCAGTGGCTCGTCGACCGGATCGCCGACGTCGCCGAGGGCGTCGGCCGGCCCGCCCTCACCGTCGGCGTCATCGGCGGCCGGGGCGGGGCCGGGGCCTCCACGCTCGCCTGTGCGCTCGCCGTCACCTCCGCGCGGGAGGGACTGCGCACCCTGCTCGTGGACGCCGATCCGCTGGGCGGCGGACTCGACGTACTGCTCGGCGGGGAGACCGCCGACGGGCTGCGCTGGCCGGCGTTCGCCGCCTCGCGCGGCAGGGTCGGCGGCGGCGCCCTGGAGGAGTCGCTCCCCGAACTGCACTCCCTGCGGGTGCTCAGCTGGGACCGCGGCGACTGCGTCGCCGTCCCGCCGCAGGCCGTCCGCGCGGTGCTGGCCGCGGCCCGACGCCGGGGCGGCACCGTCGTCGTCGACCTGCCCCGCCGTATCGACGGCGGCGTGGCCGAGACGCTGGCCCAGCTCGACCTCGGCATCCTCGTCGTCCCCGCCGAGCTGCGGGCCGTCGCGGCGGCAGGACGGGTGGCCTCCGCGGTCGGGATGGTCGTACGCGACCTGCGGGTGGCCGTACGGGGCCCGTACGCGCCCGGACTCGACGACCGCGAGGTGGCACGCCTGCTGGGCCTGCCCCTGGTGGGCGAGGTACCGGTCGAGGCGGGCCTGCTGCGACCGCACGAGACCAGGACACCGCCCGGCGCCGGGAGGGGGCCGCTGACGCGGTTCTGCAAGGAGTTCTGGGAGCGGGCACTGGTGGAGGCGGCATGACCACGGTGCTGGAGGACGAGGGGGCACGCGCGCGTGGCGGGCTGGGTGGCGCGGGGGCGGGGCCGGGTGTGGTCGGGGGTGCGCGTGGTGGCGCGGACGCGGGGCCGGGTGTGTTCGGCCGTGTGCGGGGCGGTGCGGGTGCCTTTGGCGGTGCACGGCGTGGCGAGGGTGCCTTTGACGGTGCACGGCGTGGCGAGGGCCTGGCTCCGGAGGCGTCCGGCGGGGTGCGGGGTGATGGGGGCCCGGCTCCCGGGCGGTTCGGAAGCGTGCAGGTCGGGGCCGACATGGCTCCGGAGCTTCTCGACGGTGTGCGGCAGTGGCTTGCCGAGAGTGGGGCCGAACCGACGCCCGCGCGTGTGGCGCAGGCGCTGCGTGAGCAGGGGCGGGTGCTCGGGGACGCCGAAGTGCTGGGCGCCGCCGCGCGGTTGCGGTCCGAGCTGGTCGGCAGCGGGCCGTTGGAGCCGCTGCTGGCCGACCCGTCCGTCACCGACGTCCTGGTGTCGGCGCCGGACCGGGTCTGGGTGGACCGGGGCGGCGGGCTGGAGCTGACCGGGGTCTGCTTCCCCGACGCCGCGGCCGTACGGCGCCTCGCGCAGCGGCTGGCCGCGGTGGCCGGGCGGCGCCTGGACGACGCGCGGCCGTGGGCGGACGCCCGGCTGCCGGACGGGACGCGGCTCCATGCGGTGCTGCCACCGGTGGCCGTCGACTGCACCTGCCTGTCGCTGCGGGTCGTGCGGCCGCGCGCGTTCACGCTCGACGAGTTGGTGGCGGCGGGCACCGTGCCGCCAGGCGGGGACCGGGTGCTGCGGGCGCTCGTCGACGCACGGCTGTCGTTCCTCATCAGCGGCGGGACCGGCAGCGGCAAGACGACGCTGCTGAGCGCGCTGCTGGGGCTGGTCGGGCCCGGGGAACGGATCGTGCTCGCCGAGGACTCGGCGGAACTGCGCCCCGACCATCCGCACGTCGTCCGGCTGGAGAGCAGACCGGCCAACCAGGAGGGCGCGGGCCTGGTCACGCTCCAGGACCTGGTGCGGCAGGCGCTGCGGATGCGGCCGGACCGGCTGGTCGTGGGCGAGGTGCGGGGGCCCGAAGTGGTGCATCTGCTGGCCGCGTTGAACACCGGCCACGAAGGCGGCTGCGGGACGGTCCACGCGAACGCCGCCGGCGATGTGCCGGCCCGCCTGGAGGCGCTCGGCACCGCCGCCGGGCTCGACCGGGCCGCGCTGCACTCCCAGGTGGCGGCCGCGTTGTCGGTGGTGCTGCACCTGGTGCGTGACCGGACCGGAAGGCGGCGGATCGCCGAGGTGCGGGTGCTGGAACGGGACCCGTCGGGGCTGGTGCGCACGGTGCCGGCGCTGCGCTGGGGCGCGGAGGGCTTCGCGTACGAGCAGGGGTGGGAGCGGCTGCGGGGGCTGCTCGGAGAGGGATGCCATGACCGGGGTGAGTGAGATGTCGGCCGGTGCCGCCGTGGCCTGTGTCGGGGCGGTCGTCTGGTTGCTGGGCGGGCCCCATGTCGGGGCTCGACGAGCGCGGCTGCTGCTCGCGGGCGGCGGTGGTGCGGTCGGGGCCGGGCCGCCCCTGTGGGGGCAACTGGGCGGCGAGATGCGGCGGTTGCGGGGGCGGCTGGGGGCCGAGTGGTGGTCGGCGGCGGCCGGGGCGGTGCTCGCGGTGCTGGGGGCCTCGGTGGTGCCGTTTGTCGTGGGGCTGGCCGGGGTGCCGTTGCTGCGGCGGGTGCGGTTGGCCCGGCGGGAGCGGCGGGCCAGGGAGCGGCGCGGGGACGCGGTCATCGCGCTGTGCGGGGTGCTCGCCGGGGAGGTGCGGGCCGGGCGTCAGCCGGGCGAGGCCCTGCTGCGGGCCGCGCGCGACTGCGACGGGCTCGGCGACGCCCAGTCGGCGGTGCTGGCGGCGGCGCGGTTCGGCGGTGACGTGCCGGACGCGCTCGCGGCGGCGGCACGGCAGCCGGGGGCCGGTGGGCTGCTGGGGCTCGCGGCGTGCTGGCGGGTCGCCGTGGACCGGGGCGCGGGGCTGGCCGCCGGCGTCGATCGGCTCGAAGCGGCGTTGCGCGCCGAGCGGGACCAACGCGCCGATCTTCGAGCCCAGTTGGCGGGCGCCCGCTCCACGGCCCTGATGCTCGCCGGCCTGCCGGTCCTGGGCCTGCTCCTCGGCACGGCCCTCGGCTCCGACCCGCTCCACGTCCTGCTCCACACAGGACCGGGGCTGGGGTGCCTGGTCGTGGGCGGGGTGCTGGAGGGACTGGGGATGTGGTGGGCGATGCGGATCGTGCGGGGAGCGGAGGCGGTGTGAGACGGGCGAGGGGTGGCGGAGGCCCGGAGGTCGGGGCGTGCGGGGAGCGGTGGCGGTGTCAGGCGGTGAGGGGTGGCGGAAGTCAGGAGCGGCGGGGGCGTGCGGGGAGCGGTGGCGGTGTGAGTCGGGTGAGGGGCCGTAGTGGCTCGGAGCAGCGGGGCGTGCGGAGGAGGGTGCTGTGAGTGCGGAAGTTGTCCACAGGCTGGGGGCAGTTGTGGGGACCCTGCTGGTTCTCGTGTGGGGCGCGAGATGGATCGAGGGGGTTCGCCGCGAGCGGGCGGTTCGGCGGCGGCTGGCCCGGCTCGTGGCGCGGGAGGCGAAGTCCGCCGGGCCGCGGGGTGACCCGCGGAAGGCCGTACGGCGGTGGCTGCCCTCGGCGGGGGTGGTGGCCGGCGGGTGGGCCCTCGTCGGGGGTGCCGCCGGGGTCGCCGTCGGGCTGGGCGTGGCCGCGGGGCTGTGGTGGTGGCGCAGGCGACAGACGGCCGCGGGCGCCGAGGAGGAGTACGACGTCGGGGAGGCCGCGCGCCAACTGCCGCTCGCGGCCGATCTGCTGGCGGCCTGTATCGCGGCCGGTGCCGGACCGGTGGTCGCGGCGCAGGCCGTGGGTGAGGCGCTGGGCGGCCCGGTCGGGGAGGGGCTCGCGCGGGGCGCGGCGGAGGTGCGGCTGGGCGGTGAACCCGGCGACGCCTGGCGGCGACTGGCCTCGATGCCGGGTGCCGGGCCCCTGGCGCGGCTGCTGGAACGGGCCGACGTGTCCGGACTGCCCGCCGCCGTCCCCGTCGCCCGGCTCGCCGCGGAGGCCCGGGCCGACTGGGCGCGCACGGCGACGGCACGGGCCCGGCGGGCCGCCGTCCTCGTGACCGCGCCGGTGGGGCTGTGTTTTCTGCCCGCGTTCATCGCGGTGGGGGTGCTGCCCATCGTGATCGGGCTGGCGGGCGCGGCCAGGGGAGGGGGTGGTGGATGACAGGGACGGGCGTGCAGCGGTTCCGGTGATCGAGAAGCAGTGAGCGACAGAGAAACAGCAGGCGACAGAGCGGATCCTTACGGGGGTTGAGATGTACAAGGTGGTACTCGCGCGGCTTCGGGCGGCGCGGAAGGACACGGGGATGGTCACCTCGGAGTACGCGATGGGGATCGTGGCGGCGGTGGCGTTCGCGGTGGTCCTCTACAAGGTGGTGACCAGCGGGGCCGTCAGCGCGGAGCTCCAGGGAATCGTGAAGCAGGCCCTCGATGCGCGGATGTGAACGGGGCCGCGCGGACCGGGGGTTCGTGACGGCGGAGTCGGCCGTGGTGCTGCCCGTGCTGGTGATGTTCGCGGCGGCACTGGTGTGGGGGCTGCTCGTGGTGGCCGCGCAGATCCAGTGCGTGGACGCGGCGCGGACGGGGGCCAGGGCCGCGGCGCGGGAGGACCCGGCCGACGCGGTCGTCGAAGTGGCCCGCGGGGCGGCGCCGCGCGGTGCGAAGGTCACGGTCAGCCGGGAGGAGACGCAGGTCCGGGTGGTGGTCGTGGCCAAGCCGCCGGTGCTGCGCGGGTTGCCGTTCGAGGTACGGGAGGAGGCTGTGGCCTCGGTGGAGGGCGGGAGATGAGCGGGCGGGGTGTGGGCCGGCGGGGTGTCGGTTCCGACCGTGGCTCCGCCACCGTGTGGAGCGTCGGTGCGATCGCCGTGCTGTGCGTGGTGTTCGGGGTCGTACTCGCCCTGGGGCAGGCCGTGGTGACCCGGCATCGTGCGGCCGGCGGCGCGGATCTGGCGGCGCTCGCGGCGGCGGACCACTGGGCGGAGGGCGGTACGGCGGCCTGCGCCCGGGCCGGCCGGGTGGCCCGGGCCCAGGGCACGCGGCTCGTGCGGTGCGCACTGGTGGGTGAGATCTCGGACGTGACGGCGGCGGCGGGGCGGGGGCCGTTCGCGGCGGAGGTCAGGGCCCGGGCGGGCCCGGCGGAACAGCCGCTTCCGGACTCGGCTCCGGTGCCGAAGGCCCCGGCGTCCGCGCAGCCTTCGGATCCACCACGGGCACCGCAGACTCCCCTGTCTCCTCCGGTTCCTCCTCCGGCGCCCCCCGCAGCAACACCGTGAGCAACCGCACCGCCCCCCTCTTGTGCAGCGGGTCGTTGCCGTTGCCGCACTTGGGGGACTGGATGCAGGACGGGCAGCCGGCGTCGCACTCGCAGGAGGCGATGGCCTCGCGGGTGGCGGTGAGCCAGGCGCGGGCGGTGTGGAAGGCGCGCTCCGCGAAGCCCGCGCCGCCGGGGTGGCCGTCGTAGACGAAGACCGTCGGCAGCAGCGTGTCGGGATGCAGGGGGATCGAGACGCCGCCGATGTCCCAGCGGTCGCAGGTCGCGAACAGGGGGAGCAGACCGATGGAGGCGTGTTCGGCGGCGTGCAGGGCGCCGCCGAGGATCTCGGGGTTGATGCGGGCCTCGTCCAACTGGTCCTCGGTGACGGTCCACCACACCGCGCGTGTGCGCAACGTACGAGGAGGGAGGTCGAGTTTCGTCTCGCCCAGGACTTCACCGGTGATGAGGCGTCTGCGGAGGAAGGAGACGACCTGGTTGGTGACCTCGACGGAGCCGTAGCACAACCGGCCCTGGCCCCAGGGGACTTCGACGTCCGTCTCCAGGACGGCGATGGCGGTGGTGTCGCGGGCCACGGTCGAGTACGGAGGGTTCGCCTCCTCCACCAGCGCCACCGAGTCCTCCAGGTCCAGGGCCCGCACCAGGTACGTGCGGCCCTGGTGGAGGTGGACGGCGCCCTCGTGGACGGTCGTGTGGGCCGCGCCCGCGTCGACCGTGCCGAGCAGGCGGCCCGTGCCGGACTCGACGATCTGCACCGGGCGGCCGCCCCCACCGCGGATGTCGGCGAGGTCGGCGGCGGACTCCCGGCGGGTCCAGTGCCAGGCCTTCGTGCGGCGGCGCAGCAGCTTCGCGGCCTCCAGCTGGGGGAGCAGGCCCTCGGTCTCCGGGCCGAACAGCTCCATGTCCTCGTCGGTCAGCGGGAGTTCCGCCGCCGCCGCGCACAGGTGCGGGGCGAGGACGTAGGGGTTGTCGGGGTCGAGGACCGTCGTCTCCACGGGGCGGCCGAAGAGGGCCTCGGGGTGGTGGACGAGGAAGGTGTCCAGGGGGTCGTCGCGGGCGACCAGGACGGCCAGGGCGCCCTGGCCGGAGCGGCCCGCCCGGCCGGCCTGCTGCCACAGGGACGCGCGCGTGCCCGGGTAGCCGGCGATGACGACGGCGTCCAGGCCGGAGACGTCGATGCCCAGTTCCAGGGCCGTCGTCGCGGCGAGGCCCAGCAACTCGCCCGAGTGGAGGGCCTGCTCCAGGGCGCGGCGCTCCTCCGGGAGGTAGCCGCCGCGGTAGGCGGCGACACGCCGGGACAGCGAGCGGTCGACCTCGGCCAGCCGTTCCTGGGCGATGACCGAGATGAGCTCGGCGCCGCGCCGGGAGCGGACGAAGGCGACCGAGCGGACGCCCTGGACCGTCAGGTCGGTCAGGAGGTCGGCGGTCTCGGCGGTGGCCGTGCGGCGGACCGGAGCGCCCTTCTCGCCCTGCATCTCGGTGAGCGGGGGCTCCCAGAGGGCGAAGACCAGCTCGCCGCGCGGGGAGGCGTCGTCGGCGACCTCGACGACCGGCAGGCCGATGAGGCGGCGGGCGGCGACCGCGGGCTCGGCGGCGGTCGCGGAGGCCAGCAGGAAGACCGGGGAGGCGCCGTAGCGGGCGCAGAGGCGGCGCAGCCGGCGCAGGACCTGGGCGACGTGGGAGCCGAAGACGCCGCGGTAGGTGTGGACCTCGTCGATGACGACGTACTTGAGCGCCTTCAGGAAGGAGGACCAGCGGGGGTGGGACGGGAGGATGCCGCGGTGCAGCATGTCGGGGTTGGTCAGCACGTAGTTGGCGTACTGGCGGATCCACTCGCGTTCCTCGAACGGGGTGTCACCGTCGTAGACGGCTGGTCGAACTGAATTGCCCAGCGGTTGTGAAAGTTCCTTCACAGAACGGCACTGATCCGCCGCGAGCGCCTTCGTCGGGGCGAGGTAGAGCGCGGTGGCGCCGCGGCCGTTCGGGGCCTCGGAGCCGTCCAGGAGGGCCGACAGGACGGGCGTGAGGTACGCCAGGGACTTGCCGGAGGCGGTGCCGGTGGCGACGACCACCGACTCGCCGTCCAGGGCGTGCTCCGCGGCGCGTGCCTGGTGGGCCCAGGGGTGTTCGATGCCCGCCGCCTGCACGGCCGCGAGCACCTCCGGGCGAATCCGGTCAGGCCAGACGGCATGGCGGCCCGCGCGCGGGGGCAAGTGCTCCGTATGAGTGATGCGCGAAGCACGGCTCGGCCCCGAGGCGAGCCTGCCCAGCACCGTGCCCGGGTCCACCCGGGATACGGCGTCCGTCGGGGATCGATCGGATCGGTGATTCTTGGCCATCGGCACCGAGTGTGTCACCGGCGTGACGGACAATGGGACCAAGGCGTCGTGCACGCCTGCCGGTAAGTGATTGAATGCCATCGCGGCTGGCGAACCGTCCTGGGGGCTCTGCCGAGTGTCCTAACGGGCGACCGCTCGATAGCAAGGTGCTGGAGGATCCGTGGACCTGTCCCTGTCGACCCGTACCGTCGGCGATCGTACGGTCGTCGAGGTCGGTGGCGAAATCGACGTATATACCGCGCCCAAGCTGCGCGAGCAGCTGGTCGAGCTGGTGAACGACGGGAGTTTCCACCTCGTCGTCGACATGGAGGGCGTGGACTTCCTCGACTCCACCGGGCTCGGCGTGCTGGTCGGCGGCCTGAAGCGGGTGCGTGCCCATGAGGGCTCGCTGCGCCTGGTCTGCAACCAGGAGCGCATTCTGAAGATCTTCCGTATCACCGGTCTCACCAAGGTGTTCCCGATCCACACCTCGGTCGAGGAAGCGGTTGCGGCGACCGACTGAACCAGCGGACCGGGCGCGGTGACCTGAACCGTGCCCGGGACGGCTGTAGTACCTGGGGGGTCCGGACGATCGGCGGTCCGGTCCCCCGACAGCACGCCCGTAGTTCCGAGGGGGATGCATGGCCACCGTTGAACTCCGCTTCAGCGCGCTGCCCGAGCACGTCCGGACCGCCCGCCTGGTGGCGGCGGCGGTGGCGCGCAGGTCCGGAGTCGACGAGGCCGTGCTCGACGAGGTGCGGCTCGCCGTCGGCGAGGCCTGCACCCGTGCCGTCGGACTGCATCAGAACGGCGGCATCACCGCTCCGGTGAAGGTGCTGCTGATCGAGGAGGAGAAGCAGTTCTCCATCGAGGTCGGCGACGAGGCGCCGCGTTCGGCCCCGGGTGACCGGGCGCCCGGCGCGGCGGCCGAGGACCCGGACGTGGAGACCGAGGAGGACGAGATGGGCCTCGCGGTTATCAGCGGCCTCGTCGACGACGTGGAGGTCACCGCGGGGGAGCACGGCGGGTCGATCAAGATGACCTGGCCGACCACCCCGCCGGCCGCAACGCTTCCCTGACCTTCATATATACGAGTACATACGAGCAGAACATCAAAGGGCCCCGCTCCCGCGGGGTCCTTTGTGTTTTCGGAATTCGTGAAATAATTCACGATCAGTCAATGCCTTTGGGGCATTAGCTCTTTCGGGTTCTGTGGCGTGACGTCGATCATTT includes:
- a CDS encoding ATP-binding protein; this encodes MKIAFVGKGGSGKTTLSSLFIRHLATTGRPVVAVDADINQHLGAALGLDEAEAAALPAMGERLKLIKEYLRGDNPRIASAETMIKTTPPGDGSRLLRVREDNPVYDACARPVELDGDTVRLMVTGPFTDADLGVACYHSKTGAVELCLNHLVDGRDEYVVVDMTAGSDSFASGMFTRFDITFLVAEPTRKGVSVYRQYKEYAQDYGVVLKVVGNKVQGQDDLDFLRAEVGDDLLVTVGHSDWVRAMEKGRPPRFALLEDTNRRALRLLHTAVDATYDLRDWQRYTHQMVHFHLKNAQAWANERTGADLAAQVDPGFVLGESLVASA
- a CDS encoding Fic family protein, producing the protein MSTTGATADPLAALGSLPGVADSVESVRKAVDRVYGHRIMRRRSNTVTGEAALRGSRGSAALSGADWALEEVRRRSDFSGDDEARVMGAALRLTAEAGQLLSIWRQSPLRVLARLHLVAAASNGDEVGRPRREGEPVDEPLIELPLPSAAEVNGRLEGLSELIIAGSSAPALVTAAVVHGELLALRPFTSRNGLVARAAERIVLIGSGLDPKSVCPAEVGHAELGRAAYLAALEGYVSGTPEGMAAWIAHCGKAVELGVRESTAVCEALQRGAA
- a CDS encoding HAD family hydrolase, which produces MLGVVENHSLPRTAAFFDLDKTVIAKSSTLTFSKSFYQGGLINRRAAVRTAYAQFVFLVGGMDHDQMERTREYLSQLVRGWNVQQVKEIVAETLHDLIDPIIYDEAASLIEEHHRAGRDVVIVSTSGAEVVEPIGELLGADRVVATRMVVGEDGCFTGEVEYYAYGPTKAEAIKELAESEGYDLERCYAYSDSATDLPMLQSVGHPHAVNPDRALRREALARGWPILDFHRPVRLKQRFPAFSVPPRPALVAAAAIGAAAATAGLVWYASRRRATAL
- the ssd gene encoding septum site-determining protein Ssd — translated: MESVTAAVTHDPPSGAGGRQSGPLIITEDPGLLDDLLRLCAAAGATPEVHPGVPEPRDRWEAAPLVLVGDDAVRRVRGAARRGGVVLVGTDQDDSGVWRRAVEIGADHVLMLPDGEQWLVDRIADVAEGVGRPALTVGVIGGRGGAGASTLACALAVTSAREGLRTLLVDADPLGGGLDVLLGGETADGLRWPAFAASRGRVGGGALEESLPELHSLRVLSWDRGDCVAVPPQAVRAVLAAARRRGGTVVVDLPRRIDGGVAETLAQLDLGILVVPAELRAVAAAGRVASAVGMVVRDLRVAVRGPYAPGLDDREVARLLGLPLVGEVPVEAGLLRPHETRTPPGAGRGPLTRFCKEFWERALVEAA
- a CDS encoding TadA family conjugal transfer-associated ATPase encodes the protein MAPELLDGVRQWLAESGAEPTPARVAQALREQGRVLGDAEVLGAAARLRSELVGSGPLEPLLADPSVTDVLVSAPDRVWVDRGGGLELTGVCFPDAAAVRRLAQRLAAVAGRRLDDARPWADARLPDGTRLHAVLPPVAVDCTCLSLRVVRPRAFTLDELVAAGTVPPGGDRVLRALVDARLSFLISGGTGSGKTTLLSALLGLVGPGERIVLAEDSAELRPDHPHVVRLESRPANQEGAGLVTLQDLVRQALRMRPDRLVVGEVRGPEVVHLLAALNTGHEGGCGTVHANAAGDVPARLEALGTAAGLDRAALHSQVAAALSVVLHLVRDRTGRRRIAEVRVLERDPSGLVRTVPALRWGAEGFAYEQGWERLRGLLGEGCHDRGE
- a CDS encoding type II secretion system F family protein, whose amino-acid sequence is MTGVSEMSAGAAVACVGAVVWLLGGPHVGARRARLLLAGGGGAVGAGPPLWGQLGGEMRRLRGRLGAEWWSAAAGAVLAVLGASVVPFVVGLAGVPLLRRVRLARRERRARERRGDAVIALCGVLAGEVRAGRQPGEALLRAARDCDGLGDAQSAVLAAARFGGDVPDALAAAARQPGAGGLLGLAACWRVAVDRGAGLAAGVDRLEAALRAERDQRADLRAQLAGARSTALMLAGLPVLGLLLGTALGSDPLHVLLHTGPGLGCLVVGGVLEGLGMWWAMRIVRGAEAV
- a CDS encoding type II secretion system F family protein, giving the protein MSAEVVHRLGAVVGTLLVLVWGARWIEGVRRERAVRRRLARLVAREAKSAGPRGDPRKAVRRWLPSAGVVAGGWALVGGAAGVAVGLGVAAGLWWWRRRQTAAGAEEEYDVGEAARQLPLAADLLAACIAAGAGPVVAAQAVGEALGGPVGEGLARGAAEVRLGGEPGDAWRRLASMPGAGPLARLLERADVSGLPAAVPVARLAAEARADWARTATARARRAAVLVTAPVGLCFLPAFIAVGVLPIVIGLAGAARGGGGG
- a CDS encoding DUF4244 domain-containing protein, which gives rise to MYKVVLARLRAARKDTGMVTSEYAMGIVAAVAFAVVLYKVVTSGAVSAELQGIVKQALDARM
- a CDS encoding TadE family type IV pilus minor pilin, with product MRGCERGRADRGFVTAESAVVLPVLVMFAAALVWGLLVVAAQIQCVDAARTGARAAAREDPADAVVEVARGAAPRGAKVTVSREETQVRVVVVAKPPVLRGLPFEVREEAVASVEGGR